The following are from one region of the Bacteroidota bacterium genome:
- a CDS encoding Fic family protein produces MHWQELNKWIEKFESRGLSSVLDFEQFNRIAIVHHSSAIEGSTLTFEETALLITEGITAKGKSMSEHEMVKDHYHALLFVLENAKNKTAVTPEFLKQINARVNKNTGQVRNTLLGICDDTKGDFRLGNVTAGTTYFVNYDKVTGMAAELCEKIQSKITTAKTTKEIYGLSFDAHFYLVSIHPWFDGNGRTSRLLMNFIQAFHHKPLSIVFLEDKSTYIKVLNDARRADDPDIFRKFMTEQHINYMKQEIERYEQRNKGIRFLL; encoded by the coding sequence ATGCACTGGCAAGAACTAAATAAATGGATTGAAAAATTTGAATCGCGCGGACTAAGCAGTGTGCTTGATTTCGAGCAATTCAACAGGATTGCCATTGTGCATCACAGCAGCGCCATTGAGGGCAGTACACTTACGTTTGAAGAAACCGCTTTGCTCATTACCGAAGGGATTACGGCAAAGGGCAAATCGATGAGCGAACATGAAATGGTGAAAGATCATTACCATGCACTGCTCTTTGTGCTTGAGAATGCAAAAAACAAAACGGCTGTCACTCCTGAATTTTTAAAACAAATAAACGCACGGGTAAATAAAAATACTGGACAGGTTAGAAACACGCTGCTTGGAATATGCGATGACACAAAAGGCGATTTCCGCCTTGGGAATGTTACCGCCGGAACAACTTATTTTGTGAATTATGATAAAGTGACAGGCATGGCGGCAGAGCTCTGCGAAAAAATTCAAAGCAAAATAACAACCGCAAAAACGACCAAAGAAATTTATGGCCTTTCCTTTGATGCCCATTTTTATCTCGTGAGCATTCATCCCTGGTTCGACGGAAACGGAAGAACATCGCGCCTGCTGATGAATTTTATCCAGGCGTTCCATCATAAACCACTTTCCATCGTATTTCTTGAAGACAAATCAACTTATATAAAGGTGTTGAATGATGCGAGGCGGGCTGATGATCCTGATATTTTCAGGAAATTTATGACTGAGCAGCATATCAACTATATGAAACAGGAAATTGAACGGTATGAGCAAAGAAATAAGGGAATTCGTTTTCTCCTCTAA
- the cas1 gene encoding type II CRISPR-associated endonuclease Cas1, translating to MLKRTLFFSNPFHLNIRLAQLEITDKKSGEIKTAPIEDLGFVVLDNREITITQSVFSMLAENNVAVIICDEKHHPASMMFHLDTNIVQNEKFRAQISASEPMKKQLWQQTVKTKIRNQAALLKHIGKDDPEKEGAGEALMRIATQVKSGDTTNEEAQAARKYWNKLFGENFTREREGMPPNPSLNYGYAILRAAVARALCGSGLLPTLGIHHHSKYNHYCLADDIMEPYRPFVDKVVWKQKHNSDDYHNLNKERKSELLSVLSCDVKMNGENSPLLVALSHTTASLVKCFEGNEKQLAYPTLG from the coding sequence ATGCTCAAACGAACCCTCTTCTTCAGCAACCCATTCCATCTGAACATCCGGCTTGCGCAACTGGAGATCACCGACAAAAAAAGCGGTGAAATAAAGACTGCACCTATTGAAGATTTGGGATTTGTAGTACTCGACAACCGCGAGATCACCATTACGCAAAGTGTTTTCTCGATGCTTGCGGAAAATAATGTGGCGGTAATAATCTGCGACGAAAAACATCACCCCGCGAGCATGATGTTCCACCTCGACACCAACATTGTACAGAACGAAAAATTCCGCGCACAGATTTCTGCAAGTGAACCAATGAAAAAACAACTGTGGCAGCAGACAGTAAAAACGAAGATCAGGAACCAGGCGGCGTTATTAAAACATATTGGAAAAGATGACCCCGAAAAGGAAGGGGCAGGCGAAGCATTAATGAGAATCGCTACACAAGTAAAAAGCGGCGACACTACCAATGAAGAAGCGCAGGCCGCAAGAAAATACTGGAACAAATTGTTTGGAGAAAATTTTACGCGCGAGCGCGAAGGCATGCCGCCCAATCCGTCGCTGAATTATGGTTACGCCATTCTGCGCGCTGCAGTTGCGCGTGCCTTATGCGGGAGCGGGCTCCTGCCCACGCTGGGGATTCATCATCACAGCAAATACAATCATTATTGCCTTGCCGATGATATCATGGAACCTTATCGCCCGTTTGTGGATAAAGTTGTATGGAAACAGAAACACAACTCTGATGATTACCATAACCTGAATAAAGAGAGAAAATCCGAACTGCTTTCTGTTCTCTCGTGCGATGTGAAAATGAATGGAGAAAACAGCCCGTTGCTTGTCGCGCTTTCTCACACAACGGCATCTCTTGTAAAATGTTTTGAGGGTAACGAAAAACAATTGGCATATCCCACACTGGGTTGA